A stretch of DNA from Campylobacter suis:
AAGGAGCAAACATGAAGACAATGTTTTCAAAGACATTAAAGGTTTTATCAGCTGTTGCACTATTTGGTGCTTTAAGTGCTAATGCTTTTAGCGAAGGAGAGGATTATATAGTACTTGATAAACCTCTTTCAGTTGAAAAAGGAACACTTACAAAGGTATTTAGCTATGCTTGCCCATTTTGCTATAAATATGATAAGAGTGTAACTCCAGCTGTAGTTAAAAAGGTAGAGGGCTTAAAGTATGAGCCATTTCATCTAAAGACAAAGGCAAATGAGCATGGAGAGGGAGAGACAGCTAGTAAGCTATTAGCAGTAGCTGTTGTTAAAGATAGAGCAGCTAATAAAGATCTATTTGCAGATGACTCACTATTTAAAAAGGTAAAGATGGCATATTATAAGTCATACCATGATAAAAAGCAAAGATTTAGTAGTGCTGATGAGTTTTTAAAGCTAGGCTTAGATGCAAGTGGTATTAGTAAAGAGGATTATGAAAAAGAGCTAGCTAATCCTGA
This window harbors:
- a CDS encoding thiol:disulfide interchange protein DsbA/DsbL, which produces MKTMFSKTLKVLSAVALFGALSANAFSEGEDYIVLDKPLSVEKGTLTKVFSYACPFCYKYDKSVTPAVVKKVEGLKYEPFHLKTKANEHGEGETASKLLAVAVVKDRAANKDLFADDSLFKKVKMAYYKSYHDKKQRFSSADEFLKLGLDASGISKEDYEKELANPEVVELLKKWDESYDVAKIQGVPAFVVNGKYLIYTAKITSIDGMANLIKELMAK